In a single window of the Hoyosella subflava DQS3-9A1 genome:
- the holA gene encoding DNA polymerase III subunit delta gives MPTVEPLHLLLGDEEFLIERGVGSVLSAVRAASGDSDIQVSRVRAGDLGTAQLAELLSPSLFGEDRVVVLESAHEAGKDAVALVRDIAADLPSGVTLVVIHSGGGRAKTLASDLQKRGAEVHKCLKLNATERAEFVRSEFRSHGVRASPDVIAALVEAVGSNVRELASACSQLAADTGGRVDAAAVARYYSGRAEVSGFDVAEKAVTGSRAAALEALRWAHHSGVPHVVLADALGETVRAIARVSAAGRGDPNRLAPQLGMPPWKVRKTQAQARNWNPDTLGRALGIVARLNGDVKGGAADTSYALERAVIGVADLAR, from the coding sequence GTGCCAACAGTCGAGCCGCTGCATCTTCTCCTCGGCGACGAGGAATTCCTGATCGAACGGGGAGTCGGGTCTGTATTGTCCGCTGTCCGCGCTGCATCTGGAGACAGCGATATCCAGGTGAGCCGGGTACGCGCGGGCGACCTCGGCACCGCGCAGCTAGCTGAGTTGCTCAGCCCGTCTCTTTTCGGTGAGGACCGGGTGGTTGTACTCGAGTCCGCGCACGAAGCGGGAAAGGATGCCGTTGCGCTTGTGCGGGACATCGCTGCCGACCTCCCCAGCGGAGTCACCCTGGTGGTGATCCATTCGGGTGGCGGGCGCGCGAAAACCCTTGCCAGCGACCTGCAGAAGCGCGGTGCCGAGGTGCACAAGTGCCTGAAACTCAATGCCACGGAGCGTGCTGAGTTCGTGCGATCGGAGTTCCGTTCGCATGGGGTCCGAGCGTCTCCTGACGTCATCGCCGCGCTGGTCGAGGCCGTTGGCTCGAATGTACGTGAACTTGCTTCGGCTTGTTCTCAGCTGGCCGCCGACACCGGCGGGAGAGTCGACGCCGCGGCAGTCGCACGCTATTACTCAGGCCGTGCGGAAGTGAGCGGCTTCGACGTCGCGGAAAAAGCGGTCACGGGCAGCCGTGCCGCAGCGCTGGAGGCGCTTCGATGGGCCCATCACAGCGGTGTGCCGCACGTCGTTCTGGCTGACGCGCTGGGGGAGACCGTCCGTGCCATCGCGCGGGTGAGCGCAGCAGGGCGGGGTGACCCCAACCGCCTCGCACCGCAACTCGGTATGCCTCCGTGGAAGGTACGGAAAACGCAGGCACAGGCGCGGAACTGGAATCCGGACACGTTGGGGCGAGCTCTCGGAATCGTTGCTCGTCTCAACGGTGACGTCAAAGGCGGCGCGGCCGACACGAGTTATGCCCTCGAACGTGCGGTTATCGGCGTGGCCGACCTCGCGCGCTGA
- the rpsT gene encoding 30S ribosomal protein S20, which produces MANIKSQVKRIRTNERNRLRNQSVKSALRTAIRKFREAAATGDKTEAKELLQAASRHLDKAATARVIHKNQAANKKSAMAQAYNKLG; this is translated from the coding sequence GTGGCCAACATCAAGTCCCAGGTGAAGCGGATCCGCACCAACGAGCGTAACCGGCTCCGCAACCAGTCGGTTAAGTCCGCGCTGCGCACCGCCATCCGGAAGTTCCGCGAGGCGGCTGCCACAGGCGATAAGACCGAAGCAAAAGAGCTCCTGCAGGCGGCGAGCCGTCATCTCGACAAGGCTGCGACTGCTCGTGTCATCCACAAGAACCAAGCCGCCAACAAGAAATCTGCGATGGCGCAGGCTTACAACAAGCTCGGCTGA
- a CDS encoding DUF1648 domain-containing protein, with protein MGEMWQDNNPRWKAYLGFPALVVAATMVTILMWLPDLPNQIATQWSADGQVTSQSSPTVMLITYLLPIFVALFIPLVIGHYQTGDSSLAQWGIRLAYALGWFVTVLISALVLLLLSGQRGAQAAFDAPAPSWSVIVIAFAAALVSGVAGATLAPVTKSETRP; from the coding sequence ATGGGCGAAATGTGGCAAGACAACAATCCTCGCTGGAAGGCGTATCTGGGGTTCCCAGCACTGGTCGTAGCGGCGACCATGGTGACGATACTGATGTGGCTTCCGGATCTTCCAAATCAGATTGCGACGCAGTGGTCGGCTGACGGACAGGTGACGAGCCAGAGCTCGCCCACCGTCATGCTGATCACCTATTTGCTGCCAATCTTCGTCGCTCTCTTCATCCCACTCGTCATCGGGCACTATCAAACGGGTGACTCATCGCTAGCACAATGGGGCATCCGTCTCGCGTACGCGCTGGGCTGGTTCGTGACGGTCCTGATCTCCGCGCTGGTTCTTCTGCTGCTTTCTGGACAGCGTGGCGCTCAGGCGGCTTTCGATGCGCCAGCGCCTAGCTGGTCTGTGATCGTGATCGCGTTCGCGGCCGCTCTGGTTTCCGGAGTCGCAGGGGCGACGCTGGCTCCCGTTACCAAATCTGAAACGCGACCTTAA
- a CDS encoding circularly permuted type 2 ATP-grasp protein, with product MHKSDDPASGNGEYVFGGYADTGPHYEHYALAHDEMFDGEGNVRSAYKGIFKALAPATANDLAARADALGRAFLDQGITFSLSGQERPFPLDLIPRVIAAGEWTKLERGIKQRVQALELFLDDVYGEQNILRDGVLPRRLITSCQHFHREAAGIVPPNEVRIHVAGIDLIRDDYGTFRVLEDNLRSPSGVSYVLENRRTMTRVFPDLFASHRVRAVADYPAYLLRALRNSAALNEADPTVVVLTPGVANSAYFEHSLLARQMGVELVEGRDLFCRDNIVYMRTTEGEQQVDVIYRRIDDEFLDPLQFRPNSVLGVPGILNAARAGNVVISSAVGNGVGDDKLIYTYVPTIIEYYLNEKPSLPNVDTFRCWIPEELEEVLDRIDELVVKPVEGSGGYGIVFGPDASPAQLKKLSRQLRDSPRDWIAQPVVQLSTVPTKSGDELAPRHVDLRPFAVNDGDDVWVLPGGLTRVALTEGSLVVNSSQGGGSKDTWVLATTRSAAQDRELAGEELVSEVKTAHKAETGPELAIDQEQQQQ from the coding sequence CTGCACAAGTCCGACGATCCCGCGTCCGGCAACGGTGAGTACGTCTTTGGGGGGTACGCGGACACGGGACCGCATTATGAGCACTACGCCCTCGCACACGACGAGATGTTCGACGGCGAAGGTAATGTGCGGTCGGCGTACAAGGGCATTTTCAAAGCGCTCGCGCCAGCAACAGCGAATGACCTCGCCGCACGGGCAGATGCGTTGGGACGTGCTTTTCTCGATCAGGGCATCACGTTCTCGCTGTCCGGGCAGGAGCGCCCGTTTCCGCTTGATCTGATCCCGCGCGTGATTGCCGCTGGCGAGTGGACGAAGCTGGAGCGGGGAATCAAACAGCGTGTACAGGCGCTGGAACTCTTCCTCGACGATGTGTACGGCGAGCAGAACATCCTGCGAGATGGAGTGTTGCCGCGCCGGCTGATCACGTCATGCCAGCACTTCCACCGCGAAGCAGCGGGCATTGTCCCGCCCAACGAAGTCCGCATCCACGTCGCGGGGATCGATCTGATCCGTGATGATTACGGAACGTTCCGGGTACTCGAAGACAATCTGCGCTCGCCGTCAGGTGTCTCCTACGTGCTGGAAAACCGACGCACAATGACGCGGGTTTTCCCGGATCTGTTCGCAAGCCACCGGGTGCGTGCGGTAGCCGACTATCCCGCATATCTGCTTCGGGCGCTGCGCAACTCCGCTGCGCTGAACGAAGCCGACCCGACGGTTGTTGTGCTGACGCCCGGCGTGGCCAATTCTGCGTACTTCGAGCATTCACTTCTCGCTCGGCAAATGGGAGTCGAACTTGTCGAGGGCCGGGACCTGTTCTGTCGCGACAACATTGTTTACATGCGCACGACCGAGGGTGAGCAACAGGTCGACGTCATCTATCGTCGCATCGACGACGAATTCCTCGATCCGCTGCAGTTCCGGCCCAATTCGGTTCTCGGGGTTCCCGGCATCTTGAACGCTGCCCGTGCAGGGAACGTTGTGATCTCCAGCGCTGTCGGCAACGGCGTTGGTGATGACAAGCTCATCTACACCTATGTGCCGACGATCATCGAGTACTACCTGAACGAGAAGCCCAGCCTGCCCAACGTAGATACATTCCGCTGCTGGATTCCCGAGGAACTCGAGGAAGTGCTCGACCGGATCGACGAACTCGTTGTGAAACCGGTGGAGGGATCAGGCGGATACGGGATTGTCTTCGGGCCGGACGCTTCGCCCGCGCAGTTGAAGAAACTCTCCCGCCAGCTCCGTGATTCGCCGCGGGACTGGATAGCGCAGCCTGTGGTCCAACTGTCGACGGTGCCGACCAAATCAGGTGACGAGCTGGCGCCGCGTCACGTCGACCTGCGGCCCTTCGCAGTCAACGACGGCGACGACGTATGGGTGCTTCCCGGTGGCCTGACACGTGTAGCTCTGACGGAGGGTTCTCTGGTGGTGAACTCCAGCCAGGGCGGGGGAAGTAAGGACACGTGGGTGCTGGCGACGACGCGCTCGGCGGCTCAGGACCGCGAACTTGCGGGTGAAGAGCTTGTCAGTGAGGTCAAGACCGCGCACAAAGCGGAGACCGGGCCCGAACTTGCGATCGACCAAGAACAGCAGCAGCAGTAG
- a CDS encoding alpha-E domain-containing protein, protein MLARNAESLYWIGRYVERADDLARILDVAVHHLLEDSTVDPDRASRVLLRVLGTNPPDGPLDVWSLTERVAYSREDSGSIVDSLTSARDNARGAREVTSAEMWECLNTTVNGLASRERAARLLGPHEFFRYVEERAAMFAGLVDTTLSRDDGYRFLILGRSVERIDMLVRLLLSRAGDRASSPSWVTVLRSAGAHDTYLRTYRGALDAGRVVEFLLLDRLFPRSVFHTIRTAEVALEELDHRPRSRIGARAEALRLLGRARSELEFLRPGMLLEDLQTRLLSLLELCTEVNEAVSLQYFHSAPWVAWTDAGTRVDDVHVEAEL, encoded by the coding sequence GTGCTGGCACGAAATGCAGAATCGCTGTACTGGATAGGGCGGTACGTCGAACGCGCTGACGATCTCGCGCGAATTCTCGATGTCGCAGTCCATCATCTCCTGGAGGATTCGACGGTCGATCCAGATCGCGCGTCACGGGTGCTTCTCCGTGTTCTGGGCACTAATCCGCCGGATGGTCCGCTCGACGTGTGGTCGCTGACTGAACGCGTCGCATACAGCCGTGAGGATTCGGGGTCCATCGTCGACTCGCTGACCAGCGCGCGAGACAATGCGCGGGGTGCGCGTGAGGTGACGTCCGCCGAGATGTGGGAATGCCTGAACACCACCGTCAACGGCCTCGCGTCACGTGAGCGCGCGGCGCGCCTGCTCGGGCCACACGAGTTCTTCCGTTACGTCGAGGAACGCGCGGCGATGTTCGCTGGTTTGGTCGATACGACACTGAGCAGGGACGACGGCTATCGCTTCTTGATCCTCGGTCGTTCCGTGGAGCGGATTGACATGCTTGTGCGTCTGTTGCTGTCGCGGGCGGGCGATAGAGCCTCGTCCCCGTCGTGGGTGACCGTGCTGCGTTCCGCGGGCGCACACGATACGTATCTGCGCACATATCGGGGTGCTCTTGATGCGGGCCGCGTCGTCGAGTTTCTCCTTCTCGACCGGCTGTTTCCGCGGTCAGTGTTTCACACGATCCGGACAGCAGAGGTCGCACTGGAGGAACTTGATCATCGTCCGCGCAGCAGGATCGGTGCGCGTGCCGAAGCTCTCCGGCTGCTTGGGCGCGCTCGAAGTGAATTGGAGTTCCTTCGTCCGGGCATGCTCCTCGAAGACTTGCAAACGCGGCTTCTCAGTCTTCTCGAATTGTGCACCGAAGTGAACGAAGCCGTCTCCTTGCAGTACTTCCATTCCGCCCCCTGGGTCGCATGGACCGATGCGGGGACTCGTGTTGATGACGTCCATGTGGAGGCTGAACTGTGA
- a CDS encoding transglutaminase family protein, producing MNTRMRIVHTTGYAYEAPVTRSYNEARLSPRNEPRQNVILNRVETTPATRSYRYTDYWGTQVTAFDLHAPHTELEVVGSSVVETDGSTRPEEKVTWKELATDRVTDWFNEALSNTRYVPYDKELIGVAKELKKGKAPDDAVAEIAGWVHDSMSYVPGTTGVHTSAVEAWEERKGVCQDYAHLTLLMLRGVGVPCRYVSGYLHPRSDAAVGETVQGESHAWIEAWTGGWWGFDPTNAIEVTERHVAVGVGRDYRDVPPLRGIYIGGESNALDVVVEITRLA from the coding sequence GTGAACACCCGCATGCGAATCGTCCACACCACGGGCTACGCGTACGAAGCTCCAGTGACGAGGTCGTACAACGAGGCGCGGCTGAGTCCGCGAAATGAGCCGCGCCAGAACGTCATTCTTAACAGGGTGGAAACGACCCCGGCCACGCGCTCGTACCGCTACACCGATTACTGGGGCACGCAGGTGACTGCTTTCGACCTGCACGCCCCGCACACAGAACTCGAGGTCGTCGGATCCTCGGTGGTCGAGACAGATGGCAGTACGCGTCCCGAGGAGAAGGTCACCTGGAAGGAACTCGCCACCGACCGCGTCACCGACTGGTTTAACGAGGCGCTCTCCAATACCCGCTACGTCCCGTACGACAAGGAACTAATAGGTGTCGCAAAGGAGCTTAAGAAGGGGAAGGCTCCTGATGACGCGGTCGCGGAAATCGCGGGCTGGGTACATGACAGCATGTCCTATGTGCCCGGTACCACCGGTGTGCACACTTCTGCGGTTGAAGCGTGGGAGGAACGTAAGGGAGTGTGTCAAGATTACGCGCACCTGACACTGCTGATGCTGCGCGGTGTTGGCGTTCCGTGCCGCTACGTCTCTGGCTACCTGCACCCACGTAGTGACGCTGCCGTCGGAGAGACGGTTCAGGGGGAAAGCCACGCATGGATCGAGGCCTGGACTGGTGGTTGGTGGGGCTTCGACCCGACCAACGCGATCGAGGTGACTGAGCGCCACGTCGCGGTGGGTGTGGGCCGTGACTACAGGGATGTGCCGCCGTTACGAGGTATCTACATTGGTGGCGAATCGAATGCCCTCGACGTGGTCGTCGAGATCACCCGTCTAGCGTGA
- a CDS encoding peptidoglycan recognition protein family protein gives MAINRRKFVVGSSLAVASAAAISSGAAPALATPRERHILPIGQPVPPPQEADFVGVTFSQRPTASARIRFTSGTSAGEWIPVRPTSHSPDFQPYGTAADLVPIPPECTSIEIENDDVFAAATPVAISGLRDATSPLYQTVDLFSFPVITRAGWGAEESLGRRPSGVLRWSPSFATPQIITVHHSAIGTARNAAATVRGIHRYHAATLGWGDIGYHLLIDPGGLIYAGRSTGDLQSPVFSGSGPSLDQLVVGGHAYAFNEGNLGICLLGDFTSRAPTQAARETLIAVLTELCRALNIDPLGQTSYTNPGTGATALVWSVAQHRELNSTSCPGDAVAMDFRDIRAAVAQRLNSGVAPAHNAAGVVPASTTVAEVIPVEIQDV, from the coding sequence ATGGCAATCAACCGCCGGAAGTTCGTTGTCGGCTCATCGCTCGCCGTGGCCAGCGCAGCGGCGATCAGCTCGGGTGCTGCGCCCGCCCTCGCCACGCCCCGCGAACGACATATCCTGCCCATTGGGCAGCCGGTGCCACCTCCTCAAGAAGCCGATTTCGTCGGCGTCACCTTTAGCCAGAGGCCCACCGCAAGCGCTCGCATCCGCTTCACATCGGGTACGTCCGCTGGCGAATGGATCCCGGTCAGGCCGACCTCGCATAGTCCTGATTTCCAGCCCTACGGGACCGCGGCCGACCTGGTGCCGATTCCGCCTGAATGCACGAGCATCGAAATCGAGAATGACGATGTTTTCGCTGCGGCGACGCCAGTCGCGATCAGTGGTTTACGAGATGCGACCAGTCCCCTATACCAAACGGTAGACCTGTTCTCCTTTCCGGTGATCACGCGCGCTGGCTGGGGCGCGGAAGAGTCGCTCGGCCGGCGTCCGAGCGGGGTTCTGCGGTGGAGCCCTAGCTTCGCCACCCCGCAGATCATCACCGTGCATCACTCTGCGATCGGTACCGCTCGCAACGCCGCCGCGACCGTACGGGGCATCCATCGCTACCACGCAGCGACCCTCGGCTGGGGTGACATCGGTTACCACCTGCTCATTGACCCGGGGGGCCTGATCTATGCGGGGCGTAGCACCGGTGACCTCCAATCCCCTGTTTTCAGTGGTAGCGGTCCGTCACTCGACCAACTCGTGGTGGGCGGGCACGCCTACGCATTCAACGAAGGCAACCTGGGAATCTGCCTGCTCGGCGACTTCACGAGCCGGGCGCCGACTCAGGCGGCCCGCGAGACCCTTATCGCCGTACTCACCGAACTATGTCGCGCCCTCAACATCGACCCTCTAGGACAAACCAGCTATACGAATCCCGGCACTGGCGCCACCGCCCTCGTCTGGTCGGTGGCGCAGCACCGGGAACTCAACTCGACGAGTTGCCCAGGCGACGCCGTCGCCATGGACTTCCGCGACATCCGCGCCGCTGTCGCACAGCGCCTCAACTCTGGTGTGGCCCCCGCGCACAACGCCGCCGGAGTGGTGCCCGCGTCCACGACTGTGGCTGAGGTCATTCCCGTCGAGATTCAGGACGTGTAG
- the lepA gene encoding translation elongation factor 4, which yields MPSFADTTFTDPSRIRNFCIIAHIDHGKSTLADRMLQLTGVVDARSMRDQYLDRMDIERERGITIKAQNVRLPWSVEGPDGTKDDYVLQVIDTPGHVDFTYEVSRALEACEGAVLLVDAAQGIEAQTLANLYMALDRELEIIPVLNKIDLPAADPDRYAEEIAHIVDCEPEDVLRVSGKTGIGVTELLDAVVKKVPPPVGDSDAPVRAMIFDSVYDTYRGVVTYVRVVDGKITPREKILMMSTKATHDLLEVGIISPDPKPCAGLGVGEVGYLITGVKDVRQSRVGDTVTVARKGASEALTGYRDPKPMVYSGLYPVDGSDYPDLREALDKLQLNDAALTYEPETSVALGFGFRCGFLGLLHMEITRDRLEREFGLDLISTAPNVVYRVILEDGAETIVTNPSDWPTGKVRSVFEPMVKCTIITPSEFIGPVMELCQSRRGDMKGMDYLSETRVEMRYVIPMAEIIFDFFDALKSRTRGYASLDYEESGEQEAQLVKVDILLQGEAVDAFSAIVHKDAAQAYGNKMANKLKDLIPRQQYEVPIQAAIGSKIIARENIRAIRKDVLAKCYGGDISRKRKLLEKQKEGKKRMKTIGRVDVPQEAFVAALSTESSTDKPKK from the coding sequence GTGCCTAGCTTTGCGGACACGACGTTCACCGATCCATCCCGGATCCGGAACTTCTGCATCATCGCGCACATCGACCACGGGAAGTCGACGCTTGCCGACCGTATGCTGCAGCTCACGGGGGTGGTCGACGCGCGATCAATGCGGGATCAGTACCTCGACCGTATGGATATCGAGCGTGAACGTGGCATCACTATCAAGGCACAAAATGTGCGTTTGCCGTGGAGCGTAGAAGGCCCTGACGGAACGAAGGACGACTACGTACTCCAGGTAATCGATACCCCCGGGCACGTCGACTTCACCTATGAGGTGTCCCGCGCGCTCGAGGCGTGCGAAGGCGCGGTTCTGCTTGTTGACGCGGCACAGGGGATCGAAGCACAAACGCTCGCGAACCTGTACATGGCGCTCGACCGTGAACTGGAGATCATCCCGGTTCTTAACAAGATCGATTTGCCTGCCGCTGATCCTGATCGCTACGCGGAAGAGATCGCGCACATCGTCGATTGCGAGCCTGAGGACGTGCTCCGCGTATCGGGAAAGACGGGTATCGGGGTTACCGAACTTCTGGATGCTGTGGTGAAGAAGGTGCCACCACCGGTGGGCGACTCGGATGCGCCCGTACGAGCAATGATCTTTGACTCGGTCTATGACACGTACCGCGGCGTCGTCACCTACGTGCGCGTAGTGGACGGCAAGATCACGCCACGGGAGAAGATCCTCATGATGTCGACGAAAGCGACACACGATCTGCTCGAAGTGGGCATCATCTCGCCGGATCCCAAACCGTGTGCCGGACTCGGCGTCGGTGAGGTCGGATATCTCATTACGGGTGTGAAAGATGTTCGCCAGTCACGAGTTGGGGATACGGTTACCGTTGCGCGGAAAGGTGCCTCGGAAGCGCTGACGGGTTACCGCGACCCAAAGCCGATGGTGTACTCCGGCCTGTACCCAGTCGACGGCTCCGACTATCCGGACCTCCGTGAGGCACTCGACAAGCTGCAGCTGAATGATGCCGCGCTCACGTACGAGCCGGAGACCTCGGTGGCGCTTGGATTCGGTTTCCGCTGCGGCTTCCTTGGTCTTCTGCACATGGAGATCACCCGTGACCGGCTCGAGCGTGAGTTCGGGCTCGACCTGATCTCGACCGCACCCAACGTCGTGTACCGCGTGATCTTGGAAGATGGCGCGGAGACAATCGTGACCAACCCGTCTGACTGGCCGACAGGGAAGGTCCGGTCGGTCTTCGAGCCTATGGTGAAATGCACGATCATCACGCCGTCAGAGTTCATCGGCCCAGTGATGGAACTCTGCCAGTCTCGCCGTGGCGACATGAAGGGCATGGACTATCTTTCGGAGACTCGAGTCGAGATGCGCTACGTGATCCCGATGGCAGAGATCATCTTCGATTTCTTCGACGCATTGAAGTCGCGCACTCGGGGTTACGCATCACTCGACTATGAAGAGTCGGGTGAGCAGGAAGCGCAGCTTGTGAAGGTCGACATCCTGCTGCAGGGGGAGGCGGTGGATGCGTTCAGTGCGATCGTGCACAAAGACGCCGCGCAAGCCTATGGGAACAAGATGGCCAACAAACTCAAGGATCTCATTCCCCGGCAGCAGTATGAAGTCCCGATCCAGGCGGCCATCGGTTCGAAAATCATCGCACGCGAAAATATCCGCGCAATCCGGAAAGATGTTCTGGCCAAGTGTTATGGCGGTGACATCAGCCGGAAGCGCAAGCTGCTCGAGAAGCAGAAGGAAGGCAAGAAGCGGATGAAGACAATCGGCCGCGTCGACGTCCCACAAGAGGCGTTCGTGGCGGCGTTGTCGACGGAGTCTTCAACCGACAAGCCTAAGAAGTAG
- a CDS encoding TetR/AcrR family transcriptional regulator, with amino-acid sequence MTVPRGPGKRAGITLRDILDAAHGLLKAQGQEGLSMRAIARVLGVAPNALYSHTSSKQALIDELLDDVLAAVPSPAEEDATRALSTMMTSTYDTLLRHGELVPLFLARQGARGSNAWRLGDQMLLLLERAGVGAGAAREAQRVLIVYTIGFAAMAAQSSVEADATARLQPRDLRQNFTTGLEWLLRGVTGHQ; translated from the coding sequence GTGACGGTACCCCGAGGGCCCGGGAAACGGGCAGGCATTACCCTGCGTGACATCCTCGATGCCGCCCATGGGCTGCTCAAAGCACAAGGCCAGGAAGGATTGTCCATGCGGGCGATCGCCCGCGTGCTCGGTGTCGCACCAAATGCCCTGTACAGCCACACATCGAGCAAGCAGGCGCTCATCGACGAGTTGCTCGACGATGTCCTCGCCGCAGTTCCCTCCCCCGCTGAGGAAGATGCCACGCGGGCACTGAGCACGATGATGACGTCCACCTACGACACATTGCTCCGACACGGTGAACTTGTCCCGCTCTTCCTTGCCCGGCAAGGCGCGCGCGGCAGTAACGCCTGGCGGCTCGGGGACCAGATGCTGCTACTCCTCGAGCGGGCCGGGGTAGGCGCCGGTGCGGCCCGCGAAGCCCAGCGCGTGCTGATCGTCTACACGATTGGCTTCGCGGCGATGGCTGCCCAGTCCTCTGTTGAAGCCGACGCCACCGCGCGATTACAGCCGCGCGATTTGCGCCAGAATTTCACGACCGGACTCGAATGGCTTCTCCGTGGCGTCACCGGCCACCAGTGA
- a CDS encoding alpha/beta hydrolase family protein: MNLQRGIAAGVPYVAKPPMSGTAENAPVVFGWHLMDSPRSEVAFEAAVPMEGLDAWRIYLGLPLCGSRMPAGGFDEIMQLGMEDAVLNLQGPIADQAAREFADVYPLLRKKLGFGDAALGVMGGSLGAAIASLIIAEQVMPVRAAVLVSPLLQLRAVVAAMSRVYGINYDWTPEANQVADRLDFVARASDFARAGAPPVRAILGADDEPDGFIEPAENFIGALRSVYNGTPTDLHFVDNMAHALADEPGLEAGPQLPHASKVDALAVEWFAQHLR, encoded by the coding sequence ATGAACCTACAGCGCGGCATCGCGGCAGGCGTCCCTTACGTGGCGAAGCCCCCTATGAGTGGGACGGCAGAGAATGCGCCTGTGGTGTTCGGCTGGCATCTCATGGACTCTCCCCGGAGTGAGGTGGCATTCGAGGCCGCTGTCCCGATGGAGGGCCTCGACGCCTGGCGCATCTATCTGGGGCTTCCACTATGCGGTTCCCGTATGCCAGCGGGTGGTTTCGACGAGATCATGCAACTGGGAATGGAGGACGCGGTCCTCAATCTGCAGGGTCCCATCGCTGACCAGGCTGCGCGGGAGTTTGCCGATGTCTACCCACTTCTGAGGAAGAAGCTTGGTTTCGGAGACGCCGCGCTCGGCGTGATGGGCGGATCACTGGGTGCTGCGATTGCTTCCCTCATCATTGCCGAACAAGTCATGCCGGTCCGTGCCGCAGTACTCGTGTCGCCACTCCTGCAATTGCGGGCAGTTGTCGCAGCGATGAGCCGCGTGTACGGGATCAACTACGACTGGACTCCCGAAGCGAATCAGGTTGCGGACCGGCTCGATTTCGTTGCGCGTGCGTCGGACTTCGCGCGTGCGGGAGCTCCGCCGGTCCGCGCCATCCTCGGTGCGGACGACGAACCCGATGGCTTCATCGAACCCGCCGAAAACTTCATTGGCGCACTTCGCTCAGTTTACAACGGAACCCCCACTGACCTGCACTTCGTCGACAATATGGCCCATGCGCTCGCCGACGAGCCGGGTTTAGAGGCAGGACCGCAGCTGCCGCACGCCAGCAAAGTAGACGCTCTGGCTGTGGAGTGGTTCGCGCAGCACCTGCGCTAG
- a CDS encoding PhzF family phenazine biosynthesis protein, which yields MPPFWIVDAFTSRPFAGNPAAVVLMDQKYEDAWAQQVAAEFNLSETAFARHLADHAGWELRWFTPTTEVDLCGHATLATAHVLAGETSVGPLRFFTRSGELVVTNTDGRYWMDFPSAAPVPAEEPPSLADALGVKPVGVWSGATGDLLAELPDAETVRDLTPDLALLKHIHARGVIVTAAGSPEYDFVSRFFAPSVGVPEDPVTGSAHTVLAPFWAERLERSELLARQCSVRGGDVYLRLQTPGRVMIGGDAVTVMSGELS from the coding sequence ATGCCACCGTTCTGGATTGTTGACGCTTTCACCTCCCGCCCGTTCGCGGGAAATCCCGCGGCCGTTGTCCTCATGGACCAGAAGTACGAGGACGCGTGGGCGCAGCAGGTAGCGGCGGAGTTCAATCTTTCCGAAACAGCATTCGCCCGTCACCTGGCGGACCATGCCGGGTGGGAGCTGAGATGGTTCACGCCGACCACAGAGGTGGACCTTTGCGGGCATGCGACGCTCGCGACGGCGCACGTTCTTGCCGGTGAAACCTCGGTTGGTCCGCTCAGATTCTTCACTCGCAGTGGAGAACTCGTCGTCACCAACACGGACGGCCGTTACTGGATGGACTTCCCGTCCGCGGCCCCGGTGCCCGCTGAAGAACCGCCAAGCCTCGCTGACGCTCTGGGCGTGAAACCTGTGGGTGTCTGGTCCGGAGCCACGGGTGACCTGCTGGCGGAACTGCCCGACGCGGAGACGGTGCGTGACCTCACACCCGACCTCGCGCTGCTGAAGCATATCCACGCGCGGGGGGTTATCGTCACGGCTGCAGGTTCACCTGAGTACGACTTCGTTTCCCGATTCTTCGCACCGTCGGTGGGGGTGCCTGAAGATCCCGTGACCGGGAGCGCGCACACCGTTCTCGCGCCCTTCTGGGCGGAGCGGCTCGAGCGATCTGAGCTTCTCGCGCGCCAGTGTTCTGTCCGTGGAGGTGACGTGTACTTGCGTCTGCAGACCCCTGGCCGGGTAATGATCGGTGGCGACGCGGTCACCGTCATGTCGGGCGAGCTCAGCTAG